The DNA sequence TGAAGCCTCGGGACGAAGCAATCTCTGGTTAGCAGAAAAAAACAAATTAGTTAAATAAGTTACTATTAACCGAATTAATATCGGAATTAGACGTTTTTAAGAGAATTGTACTTCGTGCCCCTTTACCAGAGATTGCTTCGGTCGCTCCTGCTCCCTCGCAATGGCAGAATACAAAAATTTTAATTATTCATTATTCATTTTTACATGCTTTGGATTAATTTCTTACATCTTTACCAGCCCGTTAATAATGACGCCCGCTTGATTAAGGAAGCGACGGAATTAAGCTACGCTCGCATAATCAGGGCTTTGGAAGAACATCCTGATTTGAAATTCACTCTTAATGTCACCGGCGCCCTGATTTTGCGTTGGGAAGAATTGGGTTATGAAAATTTGTTAAAAAGGTTAAATAACTTAAGGAAAAAAGGCCAAGTTGAATTAACAGGGACCGCCGCTTATCATCCTCTCCTGCCTCTAATCCCGAAAGAAGAAACAATCAGGCAAATCAAAGAAAATGAAGAAATCTTGCGAAAACATTTTGGCAAAAATTTCCGCCCCCGGGGATTTTTTATTCCGGAAATGGCTTATGGCCGGAAAGTGGCCAAAATAATAAAAAAACTGGGTTATGAATGGATAATTCTTGATGAAATTGCTAATAATGGTAAATTGGGCCAGACCGATTTTAATAAGATTTATGAAGACAAAAACAGCGGCTTAAAAATAATTTTTCGCTCCCGCCGGCTCTCGGAATCTTATATTCCGGAAACTTTAAATGAGATAATGGCCAAAGAAAAAAACCATAACTTGGTTATCACGGCCACAGATGCGGAGCTATACGGCCTAAGGCACAATGACCCAACGGCAGAATTTGAAAAAATTATAAAAAATCGGAATTTAAAAACCAAAACTATTTCTGAATTTATTGATGAACGCAAAAAAACAGAAAAAATTAGCCCCATCGCCGGCAGCTGGGTATCAACCGAAGAAGAATTAAAAAAAAACCAGCCCTACATGCTTTGGCTTGACCAAAAAAATGAAATCCAAAAAAACATCTGGGAACTGGCAAATTTGGCCTACAAAACCGCGGACAAATATAAAAAAGACAAAAATGCCCATTGGGCGCGCTGGCATTTGGTGAGAGGTCTAGCCAGCTGCACTTTCTGGTGGGCGAGCGCCCGGGATTTTGGCCATATCTTCGGCCCGCTTTCCTGGAATCCGGATGAAATTGAACGGGGGGTTAATGAATTAATCCGGTCTGTCCGGGCTTTAGACGACCTTGCTACTAAAAAAACGAAAATCAAGGCGGAAAAATTATATTTAAAAATAAAGCAGCTAATCTGGAAAAAACACTGGACTTATTACTGGAAGAAATAATAATCCCACAAATCTACAAATCCGCTACAAATTTACAAATATTAACTAAAGCGTTTGGATTAGTATTTGTAAATTTGTAAAAAATTTGTCCCGCCACTTTATTACAATTTATGTAGGCGGGATCCCGCTGTAGCGGCGATAATTTGTAATGCATGAATATAATCCACAATCTCTTTGATGAAAAATATGTTATAGATTTGTTGAAAAAAGAGGTATTGCCCAAGTACCCCGATTTTATTGATATTAAAAAAGTAAAAATCCGCTCCCATAAAAGCCATGTTTGGGAAACGACTTACCATGTCGTCCTTGAATTCAAAACTTCTTTCCTCGCCAAAGCCGGCAAAACAAAAATTTTGTCCATTTTCTGTTCGGCCCATAGCGAAGAGCCGCGAAAAAATGTTTATCACGCTTTAAAATATTTATGGGATAACGGTTTTGCCAAAGGCTTTTTAACCATTCCCCATCCCCTCTTTTATTCCGAATACTTCAAGGCGACTTTCTACCGCGGCGTCAGCGGCAATAACCTTTACCATTACATAAGAAAAAAAGATTATAAAGAAATAGAGACGATTGTCCCCAAAGCCGCGGCTTGGTTTGCCAAATTGCACCGGCTGTCTACGGAAAACGCCTATAATTTTAATGAAGAAAACAGCCGAATCAAAACCGTTATTCCCGGCAGTGGCCAGATTCTTCTCGATATAAAAAAACAATATCCGGCCTATTATGGCGCCTACAAAAAGGCTTATGAAATTTTTGTAAAAAAAGAAGATGATTTTTTGGCCTCAACTTCTGAAAAATGGCTTGTTCACGGCGACGCCCACC is a window from the Patescibacteria group bacterium genome containing:
- a CDS encoding phosphotransferase; the encoded protein is MNIIHNLFDEKYVIDLLKKEVLPKYPDFIDIKKVKIRSHKSHVWETTYHVVLEFKTSFLAKAGKTKILSIFCSAHSEEPRKNVYHALKYLWDNGFAKGFLTIPHPLFYSEYFKATFYRGVSGNNLYHYIRKKDYKEIETIVPKAAAWFAKLHRLSTENAYNFNEENSRIKTVIPGSGQILLDIKKQYPAYYGAYKKAYEIFVKKEDDFLASTSEKWLVHGDAHPENIIKMGKKKLSIIDFTDICLSDFARDLGCFLQQVEFMLMRKINNEEYAEKIKNLFLENYFKNAKIKLDKGLQERIDNYYNWTAIRTATFFLTKYKNEPDRAEPLIEKVKNNLNI
- a CDS encoding polysaccharide deacetylase family protein, yielding MLWINFLHLYQPVNNDARLIKEATELSYARIIRALEEHPDLKFTLNVTGALILRWEELGYENLLKRLNNLRKKGQVELTGTAAYHPLLPLIPKEETIRQIKENEEILRKHFGKNFRPRGFFIPEMAYGRKVAKIIKKLGYEWIILDEIANNGKLGQTDFNKIYEDKNSGLKIIFRSRRLSESYIPETLNEIMAKEKNHNLVITATDAELYGLRHNDPTAEFEKIIKNRNLKTKTISEFIDERKKTEKISPIAGSWVSTEEELKKNQPYMLWLDQKNEIQKNIWELANLAYKTADKYKKDKNAHWARWHLVRGLASCTFWWASARDFGHIFGPLSWNPDEIERGVNELIRSVRALDDLATKKTKIKAEKLYLKIKQLIWKKHWTYYWKK